The following are from one region of the Epinephelus fuscoguttatus linkage group LG11, E.fuscoguttatus.final_Chr_v1 genome:
- the LOC125897223 gene encoding mitoregulin-like codes for MAEVSERTLQVAVVLSFAAGFVAGWQANRMRRKFLDWRKKRLQDKLSETQKKLDLA; via the coding sequence ATGGCTGAAGTGTCGGAGAGGACGCTGCAGGTGGCCGTCGTGTTGTCCTTCGCTGCCGGCTTCGTGGCGGGCTGGCAGGCCAACAGGATGAGGAGGAAGTTCTTGGACTGGAGGAAGAAACGGCTCCAAGACAAACTGTCAGAGACTCAGAAGAAGCTGGACCTGGCATGA